The nucleotide sequence TGAAACGAAGGATTATTCAGCCATTGACTTGTTAGAGCTGGATTATTTACCGCCATCCAAGAAGCAAGTGCCGTACTTCCTAAAATAACAAACGGATGAAGCAAAGCCAGAAGAATAGCAATCTTCATCTCCTTCGCTTCCACCTTTTTACCAAGAAATTCGGGAGTCCTGCCCACCATTAATCCGCTGATAAATACGGCAATGATAATAAAGATGTAATAGTTCATAAAGCCAACCCCTACTCCTCCAAACCAACTATTTACCTGCATATTGAGCAGTGTAACCAATCCACTTAAAGGCATCAGACTATCATGCATTCCATTTACTGATCCATTGGAAGTAGCCGTTGTTACAGCACCCCATAAAGCTGTTGCAACAGCTCCCAAACGACTCTCTTTTCCTTCCATAGCTCCGCCCGACTGATCAATTCCCATGGCGGATATAAAAGGATTTCCCTGTGTTTCGGCATAGGTAGTAACGGCAATCCCGGTTAATAATGCAATCAGCATGACTGCAAAAATGGTATAAGCCAACTTCTTTCGTTTCAGATAAAAACCCAGAGCCATTACAAAAGACATAGGGAGAAGCAAAATTGACATACAATTCACCATATTGGATAGGTAAGTAGGATTTTCCAATGGATGGGCTGCATTAGCTCCGAAAAATCCTCCCCCATTTGTTCCCAACTGCTTAATAGCAACTATAGCTGCCACCGGACCTTGAGATATTAGCTGAGTTGTTCCTTCCATAGTTACAACTTCTTTTTTCCCTTCGAATGTCATTGGAACACCTTCTACAATCAGAATAAAACCTACAACCAACGCCAAAGGCAACAAAACCCGGGTACAACTAGTAACCAGATATACCCAAAAGTTTCCTATTTTCCCGCTGTTTTTTGAAGCCAACGCCTTTAATAACCCAGCCATAGCAGCCATGCCAGTAGCTGCTGCAAGAAATTGGAAAAGCATAATAACAAAAAGCTGAGTAAAATAAGTCAGACCAGACTCACCACTATAATGTTGTAAGTTAGCGTTCACCAAAAAACTAATACTCGTATTAAATGCCTGATGCACTGTCTGTCCCGGATTTCCATCCGGATTTAGCGGAAGAATTTCCTGAATTACAAGCAAACACATACCCCACACAAACCAAAACAGGTTGCAAGTAAGCAGTACTCGTAAAAAATGTTTCCATGACATTTCCTCACTGGCATTAATCCCGCTGAATTTATAGATCAACCGTTCCAACGGAGCCATAATATCCAGCCAATTCTTTTCTCCTTTATACACCTTCGAAAGGTGTTTTCCCAACGGGTAGCTAAGTCCGGTAACCAATATTATCTGGACAAGACAACCTATAAATTCTCTGTTCATTTATTTTATGTTATAGGTTAAAATTTCTCGGGATTATTTAATACATACATTAAATATCCGGTAATACCCAGACAAAGAAGCAATAATAGACTATACATAATTTACCCTTTCAACATTAAAAAAATCAGTTAATACTTTTTTTCATTTTTCTATTCACACATCTATATGCTAAATGTGTGCCACAAAAAACACAATAATGATAAAGAGATAATTTTCAGAGTTTTAACTAGTAAAGATATAATTAAACAAAAAAGGCGACCCTTCCATTTTGAAAGGGTCGCCTTCTATAACGAAGTGGTGTTAAACAAAAACTATAAGCCGTATTCTTCGATTTTCCGATAAAGCGTGGTAAGTCCGATACCCAGCAAACGGGAAGTTTCCGTTTTATTTCCATGCGTATATTGAAGCACTTTGCGGATATGCATTTTTTCTACGCCACTCAAATCAAAACCGTGATAAGCACCAAATTCTTCCGGATGCAACATGGTGGGAGGAAGTACCTCTTCCGTAAGCTGATCGCCTTCTGTCAGAATCAGACTTCTTTCCAAGACATTTCGTAACTCTCGTACATTTCCTTTCCAGGGCTGCTGCTTCAGTATACGAATAAAGCCGGGTGATATAGAAGATATGGATTTACCCATCTTTGCTGATAGAAGATCAACGAATGAACAAATGTGCAATTCAATGTCCTGCACCCGCTCTCTGAGTGGCGGAAGATGAATCTGAAAAACGGAAAGTCTGTAATAAAGATCTTCCCTGAAGTTCCCCGCGGCAATTTCCTTTCCTAAATCGCGGTTGGTAGCGGCTATCACCCGCACATTAGCCTTTTTCGGGCTGGCATCACCTATCTTAAGATACTCCCCACACTCGAGTATACGCAAAAGCTTCGCTTGTAAGTCTACTGCCATTTCACCTATCTCGTCAAGGAAAATCGTTCCATTATCGGCTGTTTCAAAAAGACCTTGTTTGTCTTTTACAGCACCGGTAAAGGCGCCGGCTTTGTATCCGAACATTTCACTTTCGAGCAGTTCACGACTAAAAGCAGAACAATTAATTGCGACAAAGGCCTTCTTGCTACGAATACTGTTTGCATGAATCGACTGAGCAAATACTTCTTTGCCCGTACCCGTTTCGCCTGTTAATAAAACAGGAACATCCGTCTGAGAAACCTTTCTTGCTAATAAAATCGCTTCCTGTATAGCAGGCGAACTACCAACAACTCCATCGAATGAATATCTGCTTCCGTTTGATTGTGATTTATCCTGCTGACGTTTATAGGATGCCAGCGCTTTTTCCATCGCGTTGGCAATCAACGGAATAATTTTAGGATTATCATCTCCTTTGGTTATATAATCGAATGCACCGTTCTTAATTGCCATTACACCATCCGGAATATTTCCATGCGCAGTCAATAATACTACTTCTGTATTCGGATAAAGTTTTTTAATTTCCTTTACCAGTTCCACACCGCTTCCATCTGGTAATCTTACATCACAAAGCACGACCTCTGGTATGTGCAGATCCAGTTGCTTCAACCCTGTCTTACAGGAATCTGCCTGAAAAACCTCATAACCTTCAAGCCCTATCATGCGTGAAAGCAATCCAAGAAGTTGTTTCTCATCATCAATAATAAGCACTTTTCCCATACCACATTAAATTGTAACTGTTTGCAAACGTAACCAAAAATATCCTATTTATACTCATTCATTTTATAATTGTGCGACGCGTAACGAATAAATAAGTATTTTTGCAAAAATCAATTGAATGAATACTATGAAGAAAATTGTTTTTATCGCAGCTTGTTCGCTGTTGGTTTGTTCCTCATGTGTGACGAAGAAAAAGTATCTTCTTGCCGAAAACGGAAGATTGGAAGCAGTCGGAAGGGGTGATGCGCTGAAAGAAGAGTTGGTTAATTGCAAGGATGAAGGCGACCGTCAGACTGCACGGATTTCGGATCTTTTGCGCGATACAACCGATATGGGCAAATCAATCAGGAATTATCAGACTATGCTTAATACAAATCTGACTGAACAAGAAAAGCTGAACAGCCTGTTGCAGCAAAAGATGAATGAATTGGGTGATCGGGAGAAAACGATCAACGAGCTTCAGGATATGATTAATGCACAGAACAACAAAGTAAAGGCATTGCTTGGCAGCGTACAGGATGCGCTTCTAGGCTTTAGCAGCGATGAGTTAAGCGTTACCCAAAAGAATGGTAAGGTATATGTAGCCATGTCGGATAAATTACTTTTCGAATCTGGTAGTGCCAAGGTAGACAAACGTGGTAAAGAAGCGCTGTCCAAGCTTGCCTCTGTACTTAACAAACAAAGCGATATAGATGTGTTTATTGAAGGTCACACCGATAATAAACCGATCAACACAGTTCAGTTCAAGGATAACTGGGATTTAAGCGTAATACGTGCGACATCTGTTGTCAGGATCCTTACCAAAGATTATAACGTAAGCTCCCTCCAGATTCAGCCTTCCGGACGCGGCGAATACATGCCTGTAGCAAGCAACGAATCGGCAGACGGTCGTTCCAAAAACCGCCGCACTGAAATCATTATGGCTCCGAAACTGGACAAGCTTTTAGAGCTGCTGCAGTAATAAATAGAAATTGCCAAAAAAGGGTGTCAAAGAGTTTTTGACACCCTTTTTTTTGTTCAATAGAATGATTAAAGCATTTATTTATAGGAAGCTGCATAAACAGCTATCTGTACAACAAAGCAACTATTCCTTTCGATCAGTTGTTATTTTAATTAGTATAGTAAATGAATTTAGAAATTAGGTTAAACCAAAAATTAGTATTACAATGAAAAAGTTAATCCTTTTTTTATTAATTACACTTGCTGCTCCACTCGGTGCTAAAAACTTCACCTTTGCGCCCAAAGTAGGACTTAATCTGGCTAACATGACAAAAACGGAAGGCGACATGAAACCTGGAATTAATGTCGGCTTATCCGGAGAATACATGGTAGCGGAAGGTTTCGCTATCGAATCGGGACTCTTTTACTCAATGCAAGGTACAAAAGCAAGCGAAAGTGGTTTGGAAGTCAAACTGAACAACGACTATATCAACATTCCTGTTTATATCAAAGCCTATGTGGCTGATGGATTCAATATCTTTGCAGGCCCACAGTTTGGATTTAAAGTATCAGAAGAAGCAGAGGTTTCAATGCTGGGAGTATCCTATAAAGAAGATCTGGACATGATAGAACCTTTCGACTTCTCCATTGGCATTGGGATGGGATATCAGTTTGATATGGGCTTACTTATCTCAGCCAATTACAATTTTGGCCTTACAAACACAGTGAAAGCTCTTGGCTCAATTAATGACGTAGATTTTCTCGAGGATGTATCATCAAAAAACAGTGTACTTCAATTTAATGTTGGTTGGAGATTCTGATTTATAAAGGAAGGTGTTTTTATAAACACCTTCCTTTATTATTTTATTTATGTATATAAAAAGCCGCATCTATGTACGTAATGGTATAACCGGAATCATGAAGCAGATCAAGACGCTGCAAAACCAACTGAGCAGAATCCAGATCAACTTTCAGCATGGCAGCACCGTTCTCACTTGTAATTGAGTCAGAATGAGTAAGTCCGGCTTTTGCCAATTGCTTTTCTAAAAACACTTTATTTGATTCACTATATATTAGTTCATTTCCTTTTTTGTATAGCCAAAGGGAGTCTTTTCCAAGACTCATATACATGATCGTTGAATCCCTTTCATTCAAAATACGTTTAAGAGTATATACTTTATCTATTGTTTTGTAACCATCAATAGCAATTGTTTCTTTTAAACCAATTTCAGTGTTAAATGAAGGTGCAGGCTCTTTCAATTCTTCCGGTCCGCGTCTCTCCTGCGACATCCTGCCTATATCTGAAGCTGTTATACCGGGAATATAGGTTACAATTCCAAACAGCCCAACAGCCAAAGCTATTACATAAAGATAACGCCCCCATCGGTTACTGAAAAACATAAAGGTGGTAGCCGTAATAACCACACCTGCCATTACCAGGTAAACCCGGGCTTCGGTAAAACCATACTCGTTGATACGATACACGCTACCAATCCAGAACATTATCTGAGCTGGGAGCACTAACCAGCTCGCCCGGTTATAAAACCAGTGGTAGGGACATTTTATTGCCATCGGCACACACCCCTTCAAAGCAAACAAAGCAATGGAAAAAAAGATTACAATTAACGCTACGTTACCCTTTGGTAGTGACCATAAAATGGTAATTTTCACAAAATAAAGATAAAGAATTACGGTATATACCAACAAGGCTGGCGTTAAAACATAGTTAAGCAGCGTCTCCGTAAGTTTGTTGGAAGTAAAAGCGTCTTTCTTATCGTGATGAAAATACAAAAAGAGCAATGGAAACTCAACAATAAAGACAATAGAAGCTGCATAGGTAAAGAAACGATCGTCGCCGGTTTCCCATATTTCAAAAATATACTTAATAGAAAAATAGATAGAGATGAGCAGCAACATCGTTATTCCGGCAAGCACACCCGAAAAAAGAACCGAACGCATGAACCGGAGTACGCTTTCAACAAAAGGCGTATTCTCCCGCTGACCACTGCTAATAAAATAAATACCCAAAGTTACGCCTAACGTTACCAAATAAAAATAAGGTTCTTCCGGAATTTTGCTCCACACAAGAGGAATAACCAACAAGCCTGAAGCTGCATAAAACCAGTTAATGAATTTGTTGGATCTAAACTGATTCAATGTATACGAAATAAAAAAAAACACCGGAAAATAGTAGGCAAGCCCCTCCCAACCGGTTATCACTTTTTCGTATACCAAACAGCTCATCACGCTACTAAACAGGCAGATAATTAACTCAACCGGATTAGACCGGACTGCCTCACGACCTTGTTCTGCAATTTTTTGAAGATGTTCTTTCATAGGTATTTAATTTATATGACCTTATCTGAAAAACAAATAAATAAAAAGGGAAATTAATTATCTGCTTTCCTGTTCGAGACTACGGATCGTCTTTACAAAGAAAGAATAAATTCCCGCAACAGTAATTACAGCTCCCGAAATAATAAACGAATTTGCAAC is from uncultured Macellibacteroides sp. and encodes:
- a CDS encoding DUF4153 domain-containing protein, with protein sequence MKEHLQKIAEQGREAVRSNPVELIICLFSSVMSCLVYEKVITGWEGLAYYFPVFFFISYTLNQFRSNKFINWFYAASGLLVIPLVWSKIPEEPYFYLVTLGVTLGIYFISSGQRENTPFVESVLRFMRSVLFSGVLAGITMLLLISIYFSIKYIFEIWETGDDRFFTYAASIVFIVEFPLLFLYFHHDKKDAFTSNKLTETLLNYVLTPALLVYTVILYLYFVKITILWSLPKGNVALIVIFFSIALFALKGCVPMAIKCPYHWFYNRASWLVLPAQIMFWIGSVYRINEYGFTEARVYLVMAGVVITATTFMFFSNRWGRYLYVIALAVGLFGIVTYIPGITASDIGRMSQERRGPEELKEPAPSFNTEIGLKETIAIDGYKTIDKVYTLKRILNERDSTIMYMSLGKDSLWLYKKGNELIYSESNKVFLEKQLAKAGLTHSDSITSENGAAMLKVDLDSAQLVLQRLDLLHDSGYTITYIDAAFYIHK
- the kdpA gene encoding potassium-transporting ATPase subunit KdpA encodes the protein MNREFIGCLVQIILVTGLSYPLGKHLSKVYKGEKNWLDIMAPLERLIYKFSGINASEEMSWKHFLRVLLTCNLFWFVWGMCLLVIQEILPLNPDGNPGQTVHQAFNTSISFLVNANLQHYSGESGLTYFTQLFVIMLFQFLAAATGMAAMAGLLKALASKNSGKIGNFWVYLVTSCTRVLLPLALVVGFILIVEGVPMTFEGKKEVVTMEGTTQLISQGPVAAIVAIKQLGTNGGGFFGANAAHPLENPTYLSNMVNCMSILLLPMSFVMALGFYLKRKKLAYTIFAVMLIALLTGIAVTTYAETQGNPFISAMGIDQSGGAMEGKESRLGAVATALWGAVTTATSNGSVNGMHDSLMPLSGLVTLLNMQVNSWFGGVGVGFMNYYIFIIIAVFISGLMVGRTPEFLGKKVEAKEMKIAILLALLHPFVILGSTALASWMAVNNPALTSQWLNNPSFHGFTEMLYEYTSSAANNGSGFEGLKDSNAFWDISCGLVLVVSRFIPIVGQIAIAGILAQKRFVPESAGTLKTDTGTFALMTFTVILIIAALSFFPVLTLGPLAEHVTMFKGL
- a CDS encoding OmpA family protein, which encodes MKKIVFIAACSLLVCSSCVTKKKYLLAENGRLEAVGRGDALKEELVNCKDEGDRQTARISDLLRDTTDMGKSIRNYQTMLNTNLTEQEKLNSLLQQKMNELGDREKTINELQDMINAQNNKVKALLGSVQDALLGFSSDELSVTQKNGKVYVAMSDKLLFESGSAKVDKRGKEALSKLASVLNKQSDIDVFIEGHTDNKPINTVQFKDNWDLSVIRATSVVRILTKDYNVSSLQIQPSGRGEYMPVASNESADGRSKNRRTEIIMAPKLDKLLELLQ
- a CDS encoding porin family protein, which gives rise to MKKLILFLLITLAAPLGAKNFTFAPKVGLNLANMTKTEGDMKPGINVGLSGEYMVAEGFAIESGLFYSMQGTKASESGLEVKLNNDYINIPVYIKAYVADGFNIFAGPQFGFKVSEEAEVSMLGVSYKEDLDMIEPFDFSIGIGMGYQFDMGLLISANYNFGLTNTVKALGSINDVDFLEDVSSKNSVLQFNVGWRF
- a CDS encoding sigma-54 dependent transcriptional regulator, which gives rise to MGKVLIIDDEKQLLGLLSRMIGLEGYEVFQADSCKTGLKQLDLHIPEVVLCDVRLPDGSGVELVKEIKKLYPNTEVVLLTAHGNIPDGVMAIKNGAFDYITKGDDNPKIIPLIANAMEKALASYKRQQDKSQSNGSRYSFDGVVGSSPAIQEAILLARKVSQTDVPVLLTGETGTGKEVFAQSIHANSIRSKKAFVAINCSAFSRELLESEMFGYKAGAFTGAVKDKQGLFETADNGTIFLDEIGEMAVDLQAKLLRILECGEYLKIGDASPKKANVRVIAATNRDLGKEIAAGNFREDLYYRLSVFQIHLPPLRERVQDIELHICSFVDLLSAKMGKSISSISPGFIRILKQQPWKGNVRELRNVLERSLILTEGDQLTEEVLPPTMLHPEEFGAYHGFDLSGVEKMHIRKVLQYTHGNKTETSRLLGIGLTTLYRKIEEYGL